One window from the genome of Candidatus Didemnitutus sp. encodes:
- a CDS encoding response regulator: MALPPFFSRLLAMVGFVALSAVAVAAPQPEEGLPLLRIYTRTEYRAQSDFWSGFAHARNGRVYFGNHLGLLEFDGRFWRALVSTLGYCRAIAEGPAGEIFAADDDALGFFPTPDTGEPQWTSLTEKVPATVRPLGRIRNIVRWRGAMWFAAESAVLRWNGEKIDVWPAAAPGAARLFAVGDRLLLQRVGEGLAEFTGRAFQPLARDPLVARGEIIHVAPRGKDLLLVSAGDGLLRLSAQGALTPWLAELPEDVRGAAFTAAITLRDGALACATQAGVLAIFAADGGLLALHTRESGLPHADILSLTEDPAGQLWIGTTNGPTKLDWRARATCFDSRSGLGSTRIRAIARHDGTFYLLNGDGLQRLVPGAPGRPAHFEVDPRGATIDRPTLLLSHAEGLLVVARNGLHLLGADGARQLAAPEGGAVTVVAATHDPARLFIGTAHGILTGRLRGGVWQAEGPLEGFDAELADLVYDADGTLWASTISKGVYRLRAHEGQWLRPDIRQFTAQDGLPANHGAIYAWHSSLGAHFDTAQGMYRYDATHERMEFDRALVAFDARKLVLNPLAAGGGGEIWTNGILTTRDIPYPLARLRARRDGGFDLQRAPVSVHGFFAPGGAYRIFAEPETGIVWAAGERGLLRVETAAYETARALPAPQFTAFTAEGATKIVPLDGTPRKAPLLLNFSREQLTVAYASRTFADPALERFQVRLLGFNPEWSAPTEKTETVYTNLEGGPFTFQVRTVAPDGTVSPPVELTLVVLPPWERTRLAYALYAVALVAGIAAFIRWRLAASRREQARLERIVQQRTRELAAARDEAEAASRAKSTFLAHMSHELRTPLNGIIGYAQVLLKDAAIAGRQRERVNIVHASGLHLLRMINEVLDFSKIEAGKIERHDAPFHFGQLLRELAVAHEAAAHARGLTFALETPSDLPSHVSGDAQKLRQILDNLLSNAVKFTPQGRVTLRVERLESCRAGSPDPAAARAAVGTAGSGDPALHAPSWRFTVVDTGVGLGPEDRARLFQPFEQARSGRPAEPGTGLGLAITLRLVQLLGGELQLESEPGRGSQFSFVLALPAVATPETAARPAQPLTGYAGPRRRILVVDDNAVNRSLLSDLLTPLGFVVAEYASAEEMLAAGPGELRGDLAFLDVKLPGIDGLELARRLRTRGDSRAMPIVFTSASVLTFDRAAAEAIGCPDFLPKPFAEPQLNELLLRLLKLEWQHGAAPVRESPSAAALPRALLEQLLALADSGDIAALRAALAEARRTHAHDVTLGQVETAAASYQLEQVRSLLRTALA, encoded by the coding sequence ATGGCGTTGCCCCCGTTTTTTTCCCGCCTCCTCGCGATGGTCGGGTTCGTCGCCCTGTCTGCGGTCGCGGTCGCTGCGCCGCAGCCGGAGGAAGGATTGCCGCTGCTCCGCATCTACACGCGGACCGAATATCGGGCGCAGTCGGATTTCTGGTCGGGCTTTGCCCACGCGCGCAATGGCCGCGTCTATTTCGGGAATCACCTCGGATTGCTGGAATTCGATGGGCGCTTCTGGCGGGCGCTCGTCTCGACGTTGGGCTATTGCCGGGCGATCGCCGAGGGACCGGCGGGCGAGATTTTCGCCGCCGACGACGATGCGCTGGGTTTCTTCCCGACACCGGACACGGGCGAGCCGCAGTGGACTTCGCTGACCGAGAAGGTGCCCGCGACGGTCCGCCCGCTGGGTCGGATTCGCAACATCGTCCGCTGGCGCGGTGCGATGTGGTTCGCGGCCGAGAGTGCGGTCTTGCGGTGGAACGGCGAAAAAATCGACGTCTGGCCGGCCGCCGCTCCCGGGGCGGCGCGACTCTTCGCCGTCGGCGATCGATTGCTCCTGCAGCGCGTCGGCGAGGGCTTGGCAGAGTTCACCGGCCGCGCGTTCCAACCGCTCGCGCGCGATCCGCTGGTGGCGCGCGGCGAGATCATCCACGTCGCCCCGCGCGGGAAGGATTTGCTCCTCGTATCGGCCGGCGACGGGCTGCTGCGGCTCTCGGCGCAGGGTGCGCTGACGCCGTGGCTCGCCGAGCTGCCCGAGGACGTGCGCGGCGCCGCGTTCACGGCGGCGATCACGCTGCGCGATGGAGCGCTGGCGTGCGCGACGCAGGCCGGAGTGCTCGCGATCTTCGCCGCCGATGGCGGATTGCTGGCGCTGCACACCCGCGAGAGCGGTCTCCCGCATGCAGATATCCTCTCGTTGACCGAGGACCCTGCCGGCCAGCTCTGGATCGGCACCACGAATGGACCGACCAAACTCGACTGGCGCGCGCGCGCGACGTGTTTCGACAGCCGCAGCGGCCTCGGCAGCACGCGGATTCGCGCGATCGCGCGCCACGACGGGACGTTTTATCTGCTCAACGGCGACGGCCTGCAACGCCTCGTGCCCGGCGCGCCGGGGCGGCCCGCGCACTTTGAAGTCGATCCGCGCGGCGCGACCATCGATCGGCCCACGTTGTTGCTCAGCCACGCGGAAGGCCTGCTCGTCGTCGCGCGCAATGGCCTGCATCTGCTCGGGGCGGACGGTGCACGGCAGCTGGCGGCTCCCGAGGGCGGCGCAGTGACGGTCGTCGCGGCCACGCACGATCCGGCGCGGCTCTTCATCGGCACGGCGCACGGCATCCTCACCGGCCGTTTGCGCGGCGGCGTGTGGCAGGCCGAAGGTCCGCTCGAGGGCTTCGACGCCGAACTCGCCGACCTCGTCTACGATGCCGACGGCACGCTGTGGGCGAGCACGATCAGCAAGGGCGTCTACCGCCTCCGCGCCCACGAGGGACAATGGCTCCGGCCCGACATCCGCCAATTCACGGCGCAGGACGGACTGCCCGCGAACCACGGCGCGATCTACGCCTGGCACAGCTCGCTCGGGGCGCACTTCGACACTGCGCAAGGCATGTATCGCTACGACGCGACGCACGAGCGGATGGAGTTCGACCGCGCCCTCGTGGCGTTCGACGCGCGCAAGCTCGTGCTCAATCCCCTCGCGGCCGGCGGCGGCGGCGAGATTTGGACCAACGGCATCCTCACGACGCGCGACATTCCGTATCCGCTCGCGCGCCTCCGCGCCCGGCGCGATGGCGGCTTCGACCTGCAGCGCGCGCCAGTGAGTGTGCATGGATTTTTCGCGCCCGGCGGCGCCTACCGGATTTTCGCCGAACCGGAAACCGGCATCGTCTGGGCCGCCGGCGAGCGCGGCTTGTTGCGCGTCGAGACCGCCGCCTACGAGACCGCGCGCGCCTTGCCGGCGCCGCAATTCACGGCCTTCACCGCTGAGGGCGCGACGAAGATCGTGCCGCTCGACGGGACGCCGCGCAAAGCCCCGCTTCTGCTCAACTTCTCGCGCGAGCAACTGACCGTCGCCTACGCCTCGCGCACGTTCGCCGATCCCGCACTCGAGCGTTTCCAGGTGCGCCTGCTCGGCTTCAACCCCGAATGGTCTGCGCCGACGGAGAAGACGGAAACAGTCTACACCAACCTCGAGGGCGGCCCCTTCACTTTCCAGGTCCGCACGGTCGCGCCGGATGGCACGGTGAGCCCGCCCGTCGAGCTCACGCTGGTCGTGCTGCCGCCATGGGAGCGCACGCGGCTCGCCTACGCGCTCTACGCCGTCGCGCTCGTCGCCGGCATCGCCGCCTTCATCCGCTGGCGCCTCGCTGCGTCGCGGCGCGAGCAGGCGCGGCTCGAGCGCATCGTGCAGCAGCGCACGCGCGAACTCGCCGCGGCGCGCGACGAGGCCGAGGCCGCCAGCCGCGCGAAGAGCACCTTCCTCGCGCACATGAGTCACGAGCTGCGCACGCCCCTCAACGGCATCATCGGCTACGCTCAGGTGTTGCTCAAGGACGCCGCCATCGCCGGGCGCCAGCGCGAACGCGTGAACATCGTCCACGCGAGCGGCCTGCACCTGCTGCGCATGATCAACGAGGTGCTCGATTTCTCGAAGATCGAGGCGGGCAAGATCGAGCGGCACGACGCGCCGTTCCACTTCGGCCAGCTCTTGCGCGAGCTCGCCGTCGCGCACGAAGCCGCCGCGCACGCGCGCGGCCTGACCTTCGCGCTCGAGACGCCGTCCGACCTGCCGAGCCACGTGAGCGGCGATGCGCAGAAGCTCCGCCAGATCCTCGACAATCTGCTCTCCAACGCCGTGAAGTTCACGCCGCAGGGCCGCGTCACATTGCGGGTCGAGCGCCTCGAATCTTGTAGGGCGGGGTCTCCCGACCCCGCCGCAGCGCGCGCCGCCGTCGGAACGGCGGGGTCGGGAGACCCCGCCCTACATGCGCCGAGCTGGCGGTTCACTGTCGTCGACACCGGTGTCGGCCTCGGCCCGGAGGATCGCGCGCGGCTGTTTCAACCGTTCGAGCAGGCGCGCAGCGGACGTCCGGCGGAGCCCGGCACCGGCCTCGGCCTCGCCATCACGCTGCGCCTTGTGCAACTGCTCGGCGGCGAACTCCAACTTGAGAGCGAGCCCGGTCGCGGCAGCCAGTTTTCCTTTGTCCTCGCATTGCCCGCCGTCGCGACCCCCGAGACGGCCGCGCGTCCGGCGCAGCCCTTGACCGGTTACGCGGGACCGCGCCGCCGCATCCTCGTGGTCGACGACAACGCGGTGAACCGCTCGCTCCTCTCCGACCTGCTCACGCCGCTCGGCTTCGTCGTCGCGGAATACGCCAGCGCCGAGGAAATGCTCGCGGCCGGACCGGGCGAGCTGCGCGGCGATCTGGCGTTCCTCGACGTGAAACTGCCGGGCATCGACGGCCTCGAACTCGCGCGTCGGCTGCGCACGCGGGGCGACTCGCGCGCGATGCCGATCGTGTTCACCTCGGCGTCGGTGCTCACTTTCGATCGCGCTGCCGCGGAGGCGATCGGTTGTCCGGATTTTCTGCCCAAGCCGTTCGCCGAGCCGCAGCTGAACGAGCTCCTGCTGCGCCTGCTGAAACTCGAGTGGCAACACGGCGCTGCACCCGTGCGCGAGTCGCCGTCCGCGGCGGCGTTGCCACGCGCACTGCTCGAGCAGCTGCTCGCGCTCGCCGACAGCGGCGACATCGCCGCGTTGCGCGCCGCACTGGCCGAGGCGCGGCGCACCCACGCGCACGATGTGACGCTCGGGCAGGTTGAAACGGCGGCGGCGTCCTACCAGCTTGAGCAGGTCCGCTCGCTGCTCCGCACCGCGCTCGCATGA
- a CDS encoding response regulator, with protein sequence MKSPTVLVVDDTPANVGVVLESLGSAGLRVLMAESGERALELLGRQAIDLVLLDVIMPGRDGFATFAEIRRHAEWADIPVLFMTAVDEPAQKVRALDAGAVDYISKPVHPPEVLARVRTHLELRAARRELERQNAKLEAEMAVRLDAEAQLAHSLDRAVLIADADGRVVFQTLAATHLLHKHLPQPPAGRLPAELRASDRIVGPAGTLLVQRFSGGHGGEPLQVVHLAEEFAPPGPAALVALGLTPRQAEVLYWIAQGKTNGETAVILGTSPRTVDKHVEQLLERLGVENRLAAAARANDVLRPTAR encoded by the coding sequence ATGAAAAGCCCCACCGTCCTCGTCGTCGACGATACGCCCGCCAATGTCGGCGTCGTGCTCGAATCCCTTGGCAGCGCCGGTCTGCGCGTGCTCATGGCCGAGAGCGGCGAGCGCGCGCTCGAATTGCTCGGACGGCAGGCGATCGATCTCGTGCTGCTCGACGTGATCATGCCCGGCCGCGATGGTTTCGCGACGTTCGCCGAGATCCGGCGCCATGCGGAGTGGGCCGACATCCCGGTGCTGTTCATGACGGCGGTCGACGAGCCGGCGCAGAAAGTCCGCGCGCTCGATGCCGGCGCGGTCGACTACATTTCGAAACCGGTCCATCCGCCCGAGGTGCTCGCGCGCGTGCGCACGCATCTCGAGCTCCGCGCCGCGCGGCGCGAGCTCGAACGGCAGAACGCGAAGCTCGAAGCGGAAATGGCCGTGCGTCTCGACGCGGAGGCGCAGCTCGCGCACTCGCTCGACCGTGCGGTGTTGATCGCGGACGCCGACGGCCGCGTGGTATTCCAAACGCTCGCGGCGACGCACCTCCTGCACAAACACCTGCCGCAACCGCCGGCCGGGCGCTTGCCGGCGGAGTTGCGCGCGAGCGACCGCATCGTCGGGCCCGCGGGCACGCTGCTCGTGCAGCGTTTCAGCGGCGGCCACGGCGGCGAGCCGCTGCAGGTCGTGCATCTCGCGGAGGAATTCGCGCCGCCCGGTCCGGCGGCGCTCGTCGCGCTCGGGCTCACGCCGCGGCAAGCGGAGGTGCTTTACTGGATCGCGCAGGGCAAGACGAACGGCGAGACCGCCGTCATCCTCGGCACGAGTCCGCGCACGGTGGACAAGCACGTCGAGCAGCTGCTCGAGCGTCTCGGCGTGGAGAACCGCCTCGCCGCCGCCGCGCGTGCGAACGACGTGCTGCGCCCGACGGCGCGATAG
- the mgrA gene encoding L-glyceraldehyde 3-phosphate reductase yields MSSYTPAPNRYEAGRYARCGRSGLKLPRLSLGLWHNFGHVDALENQRALLRRAFDLGCTHFDLANNYGPPPGSAEENFGKLLREDFAAHRDELIVSTKAGYLMWPGPYGEWGSRKYLLASLDQSLRRMGLAYVDIFYSHRPDYDTPLEETMTALADAVRSGRALYAGISNYDAKRTREAAAILKSLGVPLLIHQPVYNMFNRWVEPELLPALNDVGAGCIPFSPLAQGLLTNRYLHGIPADSRAGRGVSPFLPTERITPEVLAKIRALNDVATARGATLAQLAVLWLFRRPEITTVLIGASKVSQLDDLHGALAQPPLGAEELAKIEAILG; encoded by the coding sequence ATGTCGTCCTACACCCCTGCCCCGAATCGCTACGAAGCCGGCCGCTACGCGCGTTGCGGCCGCTCCGGCCTGAAGCTTCCGCGCCTCTCGCTCGGCCTCTGGCACAACTTCGGCCACGTCGACGCGCTCGAGAACCAGCGCGCGCTCCTGCGCCGCGCCTTCGACCTCGGCTGCACGCATTTCGACCTCGCCAACAACTACGGCCCGCCGCCCGGCAGCGCGGAGGAGAATTTCGGCAAGTTGCTCCGCGAGGACTTCGCCGCGCACCGCGACGAGCTGATCGTCTCCACCAAGGCCGGCTACCTCATGTGGCCCGGCCCCTACGGCGAATGGGGCTCGCGCAAATACCTCCTCGCCTCGCTCGACCAGAGCCTCCGCCGCATGGGCCTCGCCTACGTCGACATCTTCTACTCGCACCGGCCCGACTACGACACGCCGCTCGAGGAAACGATGACCGCGCTCGCCGACGCCGTGCGCAGCGGCCGCGCGCTCTACGCTGGCATTTCCAACTACGACGCGAAGCGCACGCGCGAAGCCGCCGCAATTCTGAAATCCCTCGGCGTCCCGCTGCTCATCCACCAACCGGTCTACAACATGTTCAACCGCTGGGTGGAGCCGGAGCTGTTGCCTGCGCTCAACGACGTCGGCGCGGGCTGCATCCCGTTCTCGCCGCTCGCGCAAGGCCTGCTCACGAACCGCTACCTCCACGGCATTCCCGCCGACTCGCGCGCCGGCCGCGGCGTGTCGCCGTTCCTGCCCACCGAGCGCATCACGCCGGAAGTGCTCGCGAAAATCCGCGCGCTGAACGACGTCGCCACCGCCCGCGGCGCCACACTCGCGCAACTCGCCGTGCTGTGGCTCTTCCGCCGCCCGGAAATCACCACCGTGCTGATCGGCGCCAGCAAAGTCTCGCAACTCGACGACCTCCACGGCGCGCTCGCCCAGCCGCCGCTGGGCGCCGAGGAACTGGCGAAGATCGAAGCGATTCTCGGGTAA
- a CDS encoding GNAT family N-acetyltransferase has protein sequence MEPLPPAFTLRQWRDDDLDAFAEMNADPEVMRHMPAVLTRDEAAATLARVRDGIAERGWGLWAVEVGGELAGWTGLNPPPWTAHFTPCVEVGWRLRRKFWGRGLATAAAREAVRYGFETLQLDEIVSFTVLANERSWRVMERLGFARDLAGDFDHPRLPEGHPLRRHILYRKKNPARRT, from the coding sequence ATGGAACCGTTGCCGCCTGCGTTCACCCTGCGCCAATGGCGTGACGACGATCTCGATGCGTTCGCCGAGATGAACGCGGATCCGGAAGTGATGCGGCACATGCCGGCCGTGCTGACGCGCGACGAGGCCGCGGCGACGCTGGCGCGCGTGCGCGACGGCATCGCGGAACGCGGCTGGGGTTTGTGGGCGGTGGAAGTCGGCGGCGAACTGGCCGGTTGGACCGGACTGAATCCGCCGCCGTGGACGGCGCACTTCACGCCGTGCGTGGAGGTCGGCTGGCGGCTGCGGCGCAAATTCTGGGGGCGCGGCCTCGCGACCGCGGCGGCGCGCGAGGCGGTGCGCTACGGCTTCGAAACGCTGCAGCTCGACGAGATCGTGTCGTTCACGGTGCTCGCGAACGAGCGGTCGTGGCGCGTGATGGAGCGACTGGGTTTCGCGCGCGATTTGGCGGGGGACTTCGATCATCCGCGTCTGCCCGAGGGGCATCCATTGCGGCGGCACATCCTCTATCGGAAGAAAAATCCGGCGCGACGGACATAG
- a CDS encoding DoxX family protein — MNPRTLLDTFDRSASHLQAPLLFLLRVYWGVSFAQTGWGKLMHLERTTEFFASLGLPAAKLNAIAAGSTEMLGGALLALGLFARPAAVPLTFTMIVAYLTADREAVQAIFSDPDMFTGAAPFLFLVVSLLVLAFGPGKWSLDHWRRVRQPAAK; from the coding sequence ATGAATCCGCGCACGCTCCTCGACACCTTCGACCGCTCCGCCTCGCACCTGCAGGCCCCGTTGCTGTTTTTGCTCCGCGTCTACTGGGGCGTGTCGTTCGCGCAGACCGGCTGGGGCAAGCTGATGCATCTGGAGCGCACGACGGAGTTCTTTGCCTCGCTCGGGTTGCCCGCGGCGAAGCTCAACGCGATCGCCGCCGGTTCGACGGAGATGCTCGGCGGCGCGTTGCTGGCGCTGGGATTGTTCGCCCGCCCGGCGGCGGTGCCGCTCACGTTCACGATGATCGTGGCGTATCTCACGGCCGATCGCGAGGCGGTGCAGGCGATCTTCAGCGATCCAGACATGTTCACCGGCGCGGCGCCGTTTCTGTTTCTGGTGGTTTCGCTGCTCGTGCTCGCGTTCGGGCCGGGCAAGTGGTCGCTCGATCACTGGCGCCGCGTGCGCCAGCCGGCGGCAAAATAG
- a CDS encoding thioredoxin domain-containing protein has translation MKSMRSCSLFLVLLAAAFAGESPSPSPLPWRAWSPEVFAEARRTNKPVLLDLEAVWCHWCHVMDATTYRDPAVVELLRERFLLVRVDQESRPDLANRYEDYGWPATVIFAPDGAERVKKQGYIAPRAMEELLRDVLADPTPPKARPSAVAAEPAGAPTLEAARRAELVQQWRDGYDERAGGWGFSHKLLDWDTVEFALRAARQGDAEAGRRARATLDLQRQLLDPVWGGVYQYSVGGDWHEPHFEKLVQMQAENLRLYALAYARDGEPADRAMGEAILRYLRTFLRGPEGAFYVSQDADLVPGEHSADYFALDDAARRARGVPRVDRHLYARENGWVIAALAQWSAVTGDATARTDAERAARWLVEHRALPAGGFRHDERDSAGPYLGDTLAAGRAFLALHQLTQEPEWLAHAEAAAMFIARNFARPGAPGLVSSAGDGAGPIAPQPQFDENVGVARFGAALARATGRRDYLDLAECALRWLNAPEVTRERFFYVGGLLLAEEEVRTEPAHVTIVGRRDDPVARGLFALALRMPETHKLVEWWDPAAGPAPRGEEIFPALDRAAAFLCAGGACSSPLETPDALQRRLAKLGLAPK, from the coding sequence ATGAAGTCGATGCGCAGTTGTTCGTTGTTCCTCGTCCTGCTGGCCGCCGCGTTCGCCGGCGAATCGCCGTCGCCGTCGCCGCTGCCGTGGCGCGCGTGGTCGCCGGAGGTTTTCGCCGAAGCGCGGCGAACGAACAAACCCGTGCTGCTCGATCTCGAGGCGGTGTGGTGCCACTGGTGCCATGTGATGGACGCGACGACCTATCGCGATCCGGCGGTCGTGGAGCTGTTGCGCGAGCGTTTCCTGCTCGTGCGGGTCGATCAGGAGTCGCGTCCCGATCTCGCCAACCGCTACGAAGATTACGGCTGGCCGGCGACGGTGATCTTCGCGCCGGACGGCGCGGAGCGCGTGAAGAAGCAGGGCTACATCGCGCCGCGGGCGATGGAGGAGCTGCTCCGCGACGTGCTGGCCGATCCGACGCCGCCGAAGGCGCGGCCGAGTGCGGTTGCCGCGGAGCCGGCCGGTGCGCCGACGCTCGAGGCGGCGCGACGCGCGGAGCTGGTGCAGCAATGGCGCGATGGCTACGACGAGCGCGCGGGCGGCTGGGGGTTTTCGCACAAGCTGCTGGACTGGGACACGGTCGAGTTCGCGTTGCGCGCGGCGCGGCAGGGCGATGCCGAGGCGGGACGCCGTGCACGGGCGACGCTGGATTTGCAGCGCCAGCTGCTCGATCCGGTGTGGGGCGGGGTTTACCAGTATTCGGTCGGCGGCGATTGGCATGAGCCGCACTTCGAGAAGCTCGTGCAGATGCAGGCGGAGAACCTGCGGCTCTACGCGCTCGCCTACGCGCGCGACGGCGAGCCGGCGGATCGCGCCATGGGCGAGGCCATCCTGCGCTACTTGCGGACATTCCTGCGCGGACCGGAGGGCGCGTTCTACGTGTCGCAGGACGCGGACCTCGTGCCCGGCGAACACAGCGCGGACTACTTTGCGTTGGACGATGCGGCGCGCCGGGCGCGCGGTGTGCCGCGCGTGGATCGCCATCTCTATGCGCGGGAAAACGGCTGGGTCATCGCCGCTCTCGCGCAATGGTCCGCGGTGACCGGCGACGCGACGGCGCGCACGGATGCGGAGCGGGCGGCGCGCTGGCTGGTCGAGCATCGCGCCTTGCCGGCGGGCGGGTTTCGCCACGACGAGCGGGACAGCGCCGGACCTTACCTCGGCGACACGTTGGCGGCGGGGCGGGCGTTTCTCGCGCTGCACCAGCTCACGCAGGAACCCGAGTGGCTCGCTCACGCCGAGGCGGCGGCGATGTTCATTGCCCGGAATTTCGCACGCCCGGGCGCGCCGGGGTTGGTTTCTAGTGCGGGAGATGGCGCCGGTCCGATCGCGCCGCAGCCGCAGTTCGACGAGAACGTGGGCGTGGCGCGTTTCGGGGCCGCGTTGGCGCGGGCGACGGGACGGCGGGATTATCTGGATTTGGCGGAGTGCGCGTTGCGTTGGCTCAACGCGCCGGAGGTGACACGAGAGCGCTTTTTCTATGTGGGCGGCCTGCTGCTGGCGGAGGAGGAAGTGCGCACCGAGCCGGCGCACGTCACGATCGTGGGGCGGCGCGACGATCCGGTGGCGCGCGGGCTTTTTGCGTTGGCGCTGCGGATGCCCGAGACGCACAAGCTCGTCGAGTGGTGGGACCCGGCGGCCGGGCCGGCTCCGCGCGGCGAAGAGATTTTCCCGGCGCTCGATCGGGCCGCGGCGTTTCTGTGCGCAGGAGGGGCATGCTCGTCGCCGCTCGAGACGCCCGATGCATTGCAACGGCGCCTGGCGAAGCTCGGGCTCGCGCCGAAATGA
- a CDS encoding DUF4339 domain-containing protein — protein MFTIIGADGKEYGPVSADKLREWIASGRANAQTQCRRDGEAAWSTLGSLPEFADAFGAPPPPPPPQRDAWGQTPKPATPALNPDPKAYADTILARGAKLDFGAALSRGLDLLKTDYWTFVGVTLVMTIVIAAVNFIPLAGLLLYGPLVGGLEYYFVRKLRGERPEFGDCFIGFNTMTGALLLGSLVSIVLTLVGLVCLILPGLYLYIAYKFTYLLILDHKLDFWPAMEVSRRIISANWFAFFFLVLVAAIASSLGTVVLLIGVVLTAPFFYAALAAAYEQLVGPRQ, from the coding sequence ATGTTCACCATCATTGGCGCCGACGGTAAGGAATACGGGCCGGTTTCGGCCGACAAGCTGCGCGAGTGGATCGCCAGCGGACGCGCAAATGCCCAAACGCAGTGCCGCCGCGACGGCGAAGCCGCGTGGAGCACACTCGGCTCGCTGCCGGAATTCGCCGACGCCTTCGGCGCCCCGCCGCCTCCGCCGCCGCCCCAGCGCGACGCCTGGGGCCAGACGCCCAAGCCCGCCACTCCCGCGCTGAATCCCGACCCCAAGGCCTACGCCGACACCATCCTCGCGCGCGGCGCGAAACTCGACTTCGGCGCCGCCCTCAGTCGCGGCCTCGACCTGCTCAAGACCGATTACTGGACCTTCGTCGGCGTGACGCTGGTGATGACGATCGTCATCGCCGCGGTGAACTTCATCCCGCTCGCCGGCCTGCTCCTCTACGGCCCGCTCGTCGGCGGCCTCGAGTATTACTTCGTGCGCAAACTCCGCGGCGAGCGCCCCGAGTTCGGCGATTGCTTCATCGGCTTCAACACGATGACCGGTGCGCTGCTCCTCGGCAGCCTCGTCAGCATCGTGCTGACGCTGGTCGGCCTCGTCTGCCTGATCCTGCCCGGCCTCTATCTCTATATCGCCTACAAGTTCACCTACCTGCTGATCCTGGACCACAAGCTCGACTTCTGGCCCGCCATGGAAGTCAGCCGCCGCATCATTTCGGCGAACTGGTTCGCGTTCTTCTTCCTCGTGCTCGTCGCCGCGATCGCCTCCTCGCTCGGCACCGTCGTCCTGCTCATCGGCGTCGTGCTCACTGCGCCGTTCTTCTACGCAGCCCTCGCGGCCGCCTACGAACAGCTCGTCGGCCCGCGCCAATAA
- the rsgA gene encoding ribosome small subunit-dependent GTPase A produces the protein MTLADLGWTDALAAAFAPHAAGGLLAARVTLQLKGFWEVTTPDTARLAQCTGKFLAETGAISDMPAVGDWVAIEPLPGDDTRALIHAVLPRRTKFSRKAAGLQVIEQVVAANIDTVFLVSSLDANFNLRRIERYLAAARSSGAQPVIVLNKSDLTREAAARRAEVDAIAPGTPIVVTSALKRGGTTPLREWLRPRTTVAFLGSSGVGKSTLINELVGDDLLATQEVRDIDGKGRHTTTLRELVVSPEGVLIIDTPGMRELQPWQADEAVEDVFADIRAITLRCKFTDCSHTTEPGCAVCAALADGTLELSRWQSYQRLQRETAFEVRRVDRRASQKHKTEWKKVTKQLRQRVREKRGDE, from the coding sequence ATGACGCTTGCCGACCTCGGCTGGACCGACGCCCTCGCCGCCGCCTTCGCGCCGCACGCCGCGGGCGGGCTGCTGGCTGCGCGCGTCACGCTCCAGTTGAAAGGCTTCTGGGAAGTCACCACGCCCGACACCGCGCGCCTCGCGCAATGCACCGGCAAGTTCCTCGCCGAGACCGGCGCCATCTCCGACATGCCCGCCGTCGGCGATTGGGTCGCCATCGAGCCGCTGCCCGGCGACGACACCCGCGCGCTGATCCACGCCGTGCTGCCGCGCCGCACCAAGTTCTCCCGCAAAGCCGCCGGGCTGCAAGTGATCGAGCAGGTCGTCGCCGCGAACATCGATACCGTCTTCCTCGTCAGCTCGCTCGACGCCAACTTCAACCTCCGCCGCATCGAGCGCTACCTCGCCGCCGCCCGCAGCAGCGGCGCGCAGCCCGTCATCGTGCTCAACAAATCCGACCTCACCCGCGAAGCCGCCGCGCGCCGCGCCGAGGTCGACGCCATCGCGCCGGGCACGCCCATCGTCGTCACCAGCGCCCTGAAACGCGGCGGCACCACGCCGTTGCGCGAGTGGCTCCGCCCGCGCACCACCGTCGCGTTCCTCGGCTCCTCCGGCGTCGGCAAATCCACTCTCATCAACGAACTCGTCGGCGACGACCTGCTCGCCACGCAGGAAGTCCGCGACATCGACGGCAAGGGCCGGCACACCACCACCCTGCGCGAACTCGTCGTCTCCCCCGAAGGCGTGCTCATCATCGACACGCCCGGCATGCGCGAACTCCAGCCCTGGCAGGCCGACGAAGCGGTCGAAGACGTCTTCGCCGACATCCGCGCGATCACGCTGCGCTGCAAATTCACCGACTGCTCGCACACCACCGAGCCCGGCTGCGCCGTGTGCGCCGCGCTCGCCGACGGCACGCTCGAACTCTCCCGCTGGCAAAGCTACCAGCGCCTCCAGCGCGAGACCGCCTTCGAGGTCCGCCGCGTCGACCGCCGCGCCTCGCAGAAGCACAAGACGGAGTGGAAAAAGGTCACCAAGCAGCTCCGCCAGCGCGTCCGCGAGAAACGCGGCGACGAGTGA